CGCGGCACCTGTGGGAGGTGGGCGCCGACCTGCCGCCCCGGGAGACCGCGCTGCTGACCCAGGCGCTGGCGCTGGTGCGCTGGCACCGCGACCACCTGTACGCACCGCGCACCGGCCGCCCCACCACGGTGGAGCAGGGCGGCTGGGTGCGCCGGGACAGCGAGGGCGAGCTCCACTTCCCGCGCACCGACCCGGCCGTCATCATGCTGGTGCACGACGGGGTGGCCGGTCCGGACGGCCGCGCGCTGCTCGGCTCCAACGTCATCTGGGCCAACGCCGACAAGCGTCGTTACTCGACGCTGGCCGGTTTCGTGGAGGCGGGGGAGACCGCCGAGGACGCGGTCGCCCGCGAGGTGTACGAGGAGTCCGGCGTCCGCGTCCACGAGGTGCGCTACCTGGCCAGCCAGGCGTTCCCGTACCCCCGCTCGCTGATGCTGGGCTTCACCGCGACCGCCGACCCGGCCGCGAACCCGATCCGCACCGACCCCGAGGAGCTCATCGACGCTCGCTGGTTCACCCGCACCGAGATCGCCGCGGTC
The Catellatospora sp. IY07-71 DNA segment above includes these coding regions:
- the nudC gene encoding NAD(+) diphosphatase, which gives rise to MTEHEAARSDLDRAAFRRADPQWLADAWQRGRVVVVGDDGKALIRDDRLVLFTSAEVGPGDAAGEPLFLAVDADGMPYFAVNRTLPEVPGATPRHLWEVGADLPPRETALLTQALALVRWHRDHLYAPRTGRPTTVEQGGWVRRDSEGELHFPRTDPAVIMLVHDGVAGPDGRALLGSNVIWANADKRRYSTLAGFVEAGETAEDAVAREVYEESGVRVHEVRYLASQAFPYPRSLMLGFTATADPAANPIRTDPEELIDARWFTRTEIAAVADGADTSFTLPNRSSIAYRLVVHWLHGG